The following are encoded in a window of Vespa crabro chromosome 2, iyVesCrab1.2, whole genome shotgun sequence genomic DNA:
- the LOC124422069 gene encoding venom acid phosphatase Acph-1-like: MNANVFLVVLFCFIVTLVNCDLEVQLLHVLFRHGDKVPHRAYQNYPNDPYRDYTYYPMGDGDLTNEGKLREYKIGLMLRGRYDGYFGSDYWPDKIYGLATDVPRTQLSIQLVLAGLFPPSEKQIWNPHLPWIPTWTSLATPHDIQSLLFPHYCPRYQEEYAQFLEQDDTQEMIKRYKNVFSYLTDHTGKIVNTTKAVQYLYNLLKEEAAQNLTLPKWTENVFPSPMKEMTMFDFHLRSYTKTLKRLNGGMLLRRIVDDIELYQKGRLQPTDRKAFLFSAHEVNVAALARTLGTNEPLLPAYGSTIILETLRDKKGTYYIRVLLWTGVTEKLIIQTIPGCNELCPYNEFRLLLNDVIATDEDLLCRQKNHNNNNNNNNNNNSNNNNNNHHHHHISSSTIINLDKLMFYLLGISYVISKSLT; this comes from the exons ATGAATGCCAATGTGTTCCTCGtcgtattattttgtttcattgtTACATTGGTGAACTGCGATTTGGAAGTGCAACTACTCCACGTG cTATTTCGACATGGCGACAAGGTACCTCATCGAGCCTATCAAAATTATCCAAATGATCCGTATCGCGATTATACCTATTATCCAATGGGAGACGGCGATTTGACCAAC GAGGGAAAGTTGCGTGAGTACAAAATTGGCCTGATGTTACGTGGACGTTACGATGGATATTTTGGTTCGGATTATTGGCCCGACAAGATCTACGGTCTTGCGACGGATGTGCCAAGGACTCAGTTATCTATCCAGCTTGTACTGGCCGGATTATTCCCACCCTCCGAGAAACAGATCTGGAATCCACATTTGCCCTGGATTCCCACGTGGACGAGTCTAGCTACACCACACGATATTCAAAGCCTATTATTCCCTCACTATTGTCCGCG ATACCAAGAGGAATACGCACAATTTCTCGAACAGGATGATACTCAAGAGAtgataaaaagatacaaaaacgTTTTCTCTTATTTGACCGATCATACGGGAAAAATTGTTAACACGACCAAGGCCGttcaatatttgtataatttattgaagGAGGAG GCTGCACAAAATCTAACACTGCCTAAATGGACGGAGAATGTGTTCCCTAGTCCTATGAAAGAAATGACAATGTTTGATTTTCATCTACGATCCTATACGAAGACCTTGAAACGACTTAATGGAG GTATGCTACTTAGAAGGATAGTTGATGATATCGAATTATATCAAAAAGGAAGATTACAACCCACCGATAGAAaagcttttctattttctgcTCACGAAGTGAATGTAGCTGCATTGGCGAGAACTCTCGGCACCAATGAACCTTTACTTCCCGCTTATGGATCTACGATAATACTGGAAACTCTGCGTGACAAAAAGGGAACTTACTATATTCGC gTACTTCTATGGACAGGAGTGACGGAAAAGTTAATTATCCAAACTATTCCTGGCTGTAACGAGCTATGTCCGTATAATGAATTCCGTCTTCTTTTGAATGATGTTATAGCAACCGACGAGGATCTTCTATGTCgacaaaaaaatcataataataataataataataataataataataatagtaataataataataataatcatcatcatcatcatatatCGTCATCAACGATAATCAATCTGGACAAACTTATGTTTTATCTATTAGGAATTTCGTACGTGATTTCGAAATCGTTAACGTGA